In the genome of Candidatus Bathyarchaeia archaeon, the window AGGAGTGGTGTAGCGGAGCGGGTGGACGCTCTGATCTGTCACAAGTGCGACCTGCCTATGACGTTCAGTGAAGCAACAGGGAAATATCGTGTCTTTAGCTCTGGGAATTGCGGGAATAGAGTCGGAGTGTTGTAGCTTCATGGGAATCGTAGACACGATAGTTTGGGTCTACTCCAATGTTGACCCGTGGCGCATACTCGGCTGGATAGCTGTCGTGTTCACGATAGTTGCTATCCTCTTCGTTCTAATCATGGCTGCTAGCGGCAGAATACGGCTCACAGAAATATCAATACCCTAGTATCCTCGCGTGGAGCCCACGCTCCGGTTACTCGACACCTCAGCTAGCCGTACCCACTGTTTATCTGTCAGATTGGCTCCTCCAAGTCCAGATCAACCATGCAAAGCATGGCTTACTCAGCGTTTGTCTACACAGAGAGATGTGTCAACCCGAACTCTTTTGTGGCAAACGACGCCCTAATCTTGGCTAACGTCAGTTTTGAGAAGGACCTGGAGGCAGGGGAGGAGACGGAGTTGCAGGGGATAGGGCCGTGGGCTGCTGAGAGATGGTAAGAGCAAGTTGTCTGACCCATGCATTGCCCAAGTGGTTCTCGATCAGCTTCATGGTAGGAGTCCCGTTGAATGTGAGACTGGTAGCGTGAAAGACGGACAACACTAGGTCTTCGAGCACCGGGTCCTTCTCCAGATCATCGACAACGAGTCCGTAGGATCGTGCCTGATCCCTGCCGATGTGTCGTGCATGAGTTTTGAAGGTGGCGTGCTTCGCTAGCCGCTCTGCGACCATTCCCGCTTTCCATCTCCCGTTCTTCTGGCCGTGAAACATGAACCTTGCAAGCCAGCTCCTGACAAGTTCCCGGGATAACTTCAGGGCTTCCTCGCACTGAACAAGTAATGCAGGCCCGTATTGGGTGAGCATTGGGACCCATGCCCCGAGGTTGTTTCTATCTCGACATTCCTTCTTTGCGAGTGCGAATTGGTCCAGTATTGCCTGTGCAGGGCTAGACCCTCGAACTCCGCCCTCACCAATGACTGTGAATTGAGGATCGATAGGGCCAATCGACGACTGGGCACCCATAACAATCTTGTTTGCGGAGCAGGCAAGCATCGTCGCCGCCGACATCGCAGCATGAGGAATTATCACACGGACGTCCGAGAACTCGGACCGGATGTAGGTAACCAGTGCCTCAGTGGCTTCAGCAGATCCGCCTGGAGAGTGTAGAATGATATCTAAGCCGGTATCAGGAGAAAGACCTGTGAAAGCCTCCATAAAACCCTCCATGTCCTCTTCGGTAATCATTACTTGTTCCGGAGAAACGGGCACTGGCAAAGGGAGCGGGTGAGTCCATCGTGCAGCGTAAAGAACAGTACTTCTTCCCGTGTGTTGCTGGAGAGCTACTAGGTACTTCCGTCGGATCTCATCAAAGGCGATGGGACCCTTCTGTTGTTTGAGAGCGTTCAGCTCTTTGAGAATTGTCCCCCAAGGTGGCACTCTAAGCCCTGACCTTTGGGGCCCCACTAGGACGAGGAGTCTGAGACGGTCGAAGTAGCTTCGGGAAACCGGAGATATTGTTTCGCAGAGGCAACAGTCTCTCTATAGTGTTCATACATCTTCATGGTCTCGGCCACGCCCGGCAGCTCCATAGCTCTCTTGAGCATGACATCCAAATCCGTCTTAGAACTGACCTGTCGCGACCGCATACTCCTTCACTACTTTGGATGGCCCTTTCGCGTAATAAGACTGTCCCTGTGCCCGCGTCTCGACTCGACGGTTACTACCCGAAGCGAAGACTGGACAATCCCATTGGTAACAATCGCTATCCCATCACCTTCCGAATTACGATCTCTCGGTTATTCAAGCCGAACGTAGCTATGTCCTGTTTTGGAAAGATGATACTACTAGCCCAATTCTGCGGATCGAACGGCCTAACCCTCAGACGCCTTTAATTCATCTGACTATTTCAAGAGTGCACATCGAACCTGATGTCAGGACAGCACAAGAGAGGCCGGACGACGAGGATAGGAACAGTCATGCTGGCCGAATATTCTTAAAGGACAGATCAACGTTTCTTCTCCGAGAAATGTATAGACCGTGGCCTGAAGAGTCCCAGAAAGAACTCCGGAATGCTGTCATCGCTCTCTGGACTGTGATGTTCTTTGCATATTTTCTGGTTCCAGAGAATCTCACATTCCCACTGTTTAAGTTCCCGCTTCTGCTCCATCCGGTCTTCCTCGTCATGGTGATCTGCTGGGGCGTCTTCTTGTTCTTTCAAGTGCTCGCCCTGCTTCCAGTCGGCCGGGGAGCTAAGAGGGATGCGAGTGACTATTCTCTACTCTGGCTGACTCTTATTCCGTCAATATCATGGTTGTTTTGGGTGATCGTAGCACTTGACGTTACGTTCCCGTTCATTGACCCGATTGTAGAACCATTGTTTCTCGCAGGTGTATTAACCGCATCCTATCTCTTTGCGAACTACGTTTCCGAGGGACGGTTATCCGTCCAGTTGAGACGAGTTGCCGTCTGGCTCCAGGGCCGTGCCGTAACAAAAGCGAAAGCGGGCCGAGGCTTCCTGTTTTCAGCTTCGAGGCCGGGTCAGACGACATAGGCTGGGAAAAGATAGGGTAAATCTGTTGCCTTACCAGCAAAAGGCTGGCTAGCCCATAGGCTGATCTGGATTCTACCTTGAAAGAGGACTCTCACTTCGCCCAATTTCTCTACCAATGAGTCTGATTTCGAAGACCTCGATCTTAAGAGCTTCTCAGAGCTAAACTCCTGATTATGCTAACTCGTCAGGATTGGTAGAAGGTCGCGAATTGGCAGATGTAATGATAGACCCATCCTTGCTCTTAGCGAGGACCAAGGCGAAGAGAACTCTTGACCTTGTGGCGAGACTGAAGGAGTACCGCTACGAGTTCTATCTCTCTAAATCGTTTCTAGAATTTCTAAGCGCGATGGATGACAAATCTTGGCGGGGATATTTTGCTAGGTTTTACGGCGTTTTCCCTACGGAACGATTCGACCTCTTCAGTCTGATCCAGGAACATCGACAACTCTTTACGATCTTTGAAGTGCATATTGCTAACAAGGACGCACATCACGATTTCTTCGAAAGTCTCTCTTTGCAGTTACGTTCAAGGGAGAGAGAGGATAAGTTCTTGCTTAACACGTTGCTTGAGGAGTGGGTCTTTCTTCAGCAGCATTCTTGGATAGTCTCCAGAGTCAGGAAACCATTCAACCGCTTCATAGACGCAGGATCAGCCTGCCTGCACCTCGGCAAAGAGGTCGTTGACAAGCTGGAAAGAAGGACGCTTCATACGGGCGAGGATCACCCGCTCAGTAATCTGAGTCACCTAAGAGCATTTGGGAAATGGGCGGCCATCGGTGGGGACTCTGTTTTGTTCCTATTCAATCCACTCATGTCCGTTCTGGCAGGTTTAACGATCAAGGGATTCCTGTTGCTTGACCCCGCTTCCCTACGAATACCAGGAGGTAAATCACGACTATTTTCCCGACTTCATAATCCACATGAAGAAGGATGACAACACACAACTCAACATCATACTTGAAGTAAAGGGTTTCGAGGACGAGAAAGCACGGGCTAAGAAAACGGCAGCGCCAAAGATGGGTTGATGCGGTCAATCATTATGGCGGCTATGGCAGATGGGCATTGCACGAGAGCAAGAACCCCAATGTCATTGCCGCTCTCATCGATAAGATCGCTAGGATGTCATCCTGACCGATTTGACCAGCCCTGCTCGCTTGGCCCGGTGAAGAACGGAATGTTTCCCATTCAATAGACACGTGCTTCTATTCTGCCGGAAGCACTTTTTGGGGGGCGCAATAGGACTGTTCTTTGAATGGTTCTTTCGATTCGACTCTCGCCGACCTGACCGTTCTTGGACTCTATTCGCGGTCTTCAGGGGGTCTCCAATGGCTCACTCTGCCTCCTTCTTCAACAGAGACGGAAACTCGCCTCGCCTCGCTTTTGCCTCAGACTGCTTGGATTCTCCGAGCTGAGGGACCTTGAATTTGAATGACGGCCATCTGGTCCCCTTCGCCTCTTTGTCGGATCCAATATTGTGTAACTCACTGGAGAAGCCTTCGTTTTTCGACCGCCAACTAGGCCACCTGAACTCTTTCTTCCGTTCTTGTTCGTCCATTCAGTTTCACCTACCTCTCAACACCGACTCTGTGAGACTGAACCGCGACCATTTTTGCACCATCCGAGCAACACCCTTGCCTACGACAATTGCGGTGAAAGTCGTAGCCCACCCTAGATCAATCATTCTAAGTATCACACTCATTGTGGGATTCTCTTGCGCCCTAGGTACTGCTCGGTTCGAGTCTTACGGCCATCGCTAACCTGGCGTTCGGAGATAGTGAATGAGCCCTCAGGGGTGATCTCTCGATCAATCCACAATCTCACGACTGGCTGCGTTGATCCATTAATCTTGGCGATCCGATTCTCGGCTTCCTTCACAGTCACAGGTCCCAAGTCAAGCAAGCGATCAAGTGTCTTTTCAAAGTCTGTTTCGAGCTGGACATGACGCCGAACCTCGTAGGACGCGTTCACGTCGGGCCAAAGTGTTTCCTTCTTTCTCTCTACACTCTCCACTAGTCCCCGGGGATTGTGCTCTTGACAAGATAGTCGCAAATTCTCAGGGTTCCAGTTGTGCGTATTTCCGTCTCGATGATGAATCTGCCAAGGTATCTCTGTACAGTCAGTCCCATAGCACTTACCAGTCTGACGGTCTCTCAGGAAAGCTACCGCGATCTTGTAGGCTTGCGGAGAGAGTCGCGATCTGTATTTCTTTTTCTCTGCCTTCGCCGCGTCGAGAAGTACGGGTCCATTGGAAACAGGACCCGGTGCGTGACCTACGGTGTTCCGGTTTGATGGGCTCGCAGGCCCAGAGTCCACGCCCAGATCTTTGCTGGGCTTATTCTTGATTACTCATTTTGGTTGGGGTTACCGGAAGTTATTCTGGCCTTCCCCTATCCTCCAACGCGAGTGAGGCGAATTGCACAGAATTGCAAGATAAGCCTTTGCTGATGCGCCAGTAGCATCAGAGGTCGAATATTATGTCACTGCCTATTGAGAGTTGGGCGGGTTCTTGGGGTTGAGACGACGGTCGAGAATACTAGCAAAAGTCATGGCCGTACCATAGCTCGTCTCAAAGGTTGAGATTAGTTCCTTGACTATAACATACTTCCGCTTGCCTGTGGAGTGAATCAGGTCTTTGTGGTCACTGAGGACGGCTTCAACAATCTGTTTGTACTGGGGAATTATAGTGCCCATGGGGAAAAACTAGAGTGTGCGAAAAATAAGGTTTGTTAAAACAGATATAGCAATAGTATGGTTGAGAGAGCGTAGTTCCGAGAAATTCCTCCTCCCTCAGTAGTTGACCTGAGCGAGTGCACGCCCAAGCCGTATCTTTACACCAAAAAATATGGTTTGCCAAATTGACCCAGTACGAGGCCAAAGATTCGCGGTTACTAGGGCCCTAAGAAGAGATTCATGTTCGGCTTCTTGTTTCGACATCCGCTGCACTGAGCCTTGTGATACTTTAGCTCTGAGTTGAAGTCAGCGTCTAAGATTCCCCGAACCCCTGATTCTAGAACGAAGGCCCTGTGATCGAGAGCCACCGATAGTCGCCAGTTCTCGTCATAGAGACTTCTGACTATCTTCACTTGGATTCCTTCTTGCTCACCAGCTTTCGAACCAGTTTCTCCAATTGATCGATCCTATCTGCAAGCGGTTCGATGGTCATGGTCATCAGATCTGCGGAGTGTTCCTTCAACCGTTTAGGGACTAGCTCCTCAAGAGCTTCTCTTCTGCGTCTCTCTTCCTTGAGTTGCCTTTCCAGTTCGATGTTCTTCTCAGCAAGGTTGCCGAGCTCAGTTGTAACCTCTGGACTTGAGCCTTCAACATCCAGAAAAGCGTAGGCCTTCTCGTAGGCGGGTCTCAGAGTCTCCCATGTTCTATCTGTGTAGGACTTGGATCTTGCGTCAGGAAAGTGGCCCTCGAGCAATCGCTTTACGTCGAAGTCGAGCTCAGCTCTGTCGAGTGCCCCTTCGAAATATTTCCGGAATCCGTGATTTGGCTGGACCTTCGGGTCGATCCCTGCCTTCTCCTTGGCCCGCTGGACGACCTCTACTATGGTCGAGTACACCAAGTGTACGAGTCGAGCATCCGGTTTCGTGTCGACAAGCTTGTCCTTGATGCATTCGTTGAGTAAGCTGACTGTTCTTTTCCCGATAAAGGTGAAGCCCGCCTTCTTGGTTCCCCGGTAGAATTTCGGTTCAAACCTAACTGCGCAGGGAACCGTTCCAGCCTTGAGATCTTCCATAACGTGGTGATATTGGAGAGCAAGAATTGTATTGGCCCGAAGCCCTGTCTCGATTGCAATGTATGCATACAACTTGTGGACCTTGCTGTCCAAGTAGCCGAGTAGCTTCTTGATCTCCTCTCTTCGGTATCCTCTATGCCAATCTTCAGCAGTGTAGCTTAGCTTCTGTTTGGGCAGGTTGCGAACCCCATTATGAGTCAGGAAGCTACGCCCAGCAACAATGTAGTTGATCCTGTTGCTCTCTGTGAAGCCTTCTGCCGTCTTAACGATAAGATCGAGAGTGTCGAAACCGTCGGGACGTGTCTTCGCCCATTGAAGAAACTGATCCGGGTCCATAGAACTCGCTCGCTTGAACATGACCATATACCGTGGATAATTG includes:
- a CDS encoding serine protease, with protein sequence MPPWGTILKELNALKQQKGPIAFDEIRRKYLVALQQHTGRSTVLYAARWTHPLPLPVPVSPEQVMITEEDMEGFMEAFTGLSPDTGLDIILHSPGGSAEATEALVTYIRSEFSDVRVIIPHAAMSAATMLACSANKIVMGAQSSIGPIDPQFTVIGEGGVRGSSPAQAILDQFALAKKECRDRNNLGAWVPMLTQYGPALLVQCEEALKLSRELVRSWLARFMFHGQKNGRWKAGMVAERLAKHATFKTHARHIGRDQARSYGLVVDDLEKDPVLEDLVLSVFHATSLTFNGTPTMKLIENHLGNAWVRQLALTISQQPTALSPATPSPPLPPGPSQN
- a CDS encoding HNH endonuclease signature motif containing protein, with product MDSGPASPSNRNTVGHAPGPVSNGPVLLDAAKAEKKKYRSRLSPQAYKIAVAFLRDRQTGKCYGTDCTEIPWQIHHRDGNTHNWNPENLRLSCQEHNPRGLVESVERKKETLWPDVNASYEVRRHVQLETDFEKTLDRLLDLGPVTVKEAENRIAKINGSTQPVVRLWIDREITPEGSFTISERQVSDGRKTRTEQYLGRKRIPQ
- a CDS encoding tyrosine-type recombinase/integrase encodes the protein MPRVVDISEADLEQIRGYQSVQRWLRELEGSTLVNYPRYMVMFKRASSMDPDQFLQWAKTRPDGFDTLDLIVKTAEGFTESNRINYIVAGRSFLTHNGVRNLPKQKLSYTAEDWHRGYRREEIKKLLGYLDSKVHKLYAYIAIETGLRANTILALQYHHVMEDLKAGTVPCAVRFEPKFYRGTKKAGFTFIGKRTVSLLNECIKDKLVDTKPDARLVHLVYSTIVEVVQRAKEKAGIDPKVQPNHGFRKYFEGALDRAELDFDVKRLLEGHFPDARSKSYTDRTWETLRPAYEKAYAFLDVEGSSPEVTTELGNLAEKNIELERQLKEERRRREALEELVPKRLKEHSADLMTMTIEPLADRIDQLEKLVRKLVSKKESK